The following are encoded in a window of Arvicanthis niloticus isolate mArvNil1 chromosome 1, mArvNil1.pat.X, whole genome shotgun sequence genomic DNA:
- the Irgq gene encoding immunity-related GTPase family Q protein: MPQGDVTALFLGPPGSGKSALIAALSGKNVDTVEIPDGRPDSGVPSLRAAAPGLFLGELSCPPAAPGPWAAEANLLVLVLPGSEGSEEPLTPALGEAARAALARGTPLLAVRNLRPGDSQDAAQARDETAALLDSAGLGAAPLFVLPADCSSSDRCEELERLNVVLRTQAEALQRLLPPAQDGFEVLGAAELEAVREAFETGGLEAALSWVRAGLERLGSARLDLAVAGTTNVGLVLDMLLGLDPGDPGAAPASAPTGPTPYPAPERPNVVLWTVPLGPTATSPAVTPHPTHYDALILVTPGAPTEENWAQVRSLVSPDAPLVGVRTDGQGEDPPEVLEEEKSQNAGDGNSGDARSEGKKAGTGDSGCTAARSPEDELWEVLEEAPPPVFPLRPGGLPGLGTWLQRALPTAQAGALLLALPPASPQAARRKAAALRAGAWRPALLASLAAAAAPVPGLGWACDVALLRGQLAEWRRALGLEPAAVARRERALGLAPGVLATRTRFPGPVTRAEVEARLGSWAGEGTAGGAALGALSFLWPAGGAAATGGLGYRAAHGVLLQALDEMLADAEAVLGPPEPNQ, translated from the exons ATGCCTCAGGGTGACGTGACTGCCTTATTCCTGGGGCCTCCTGGCTCGGGAAAGTCTGCCCTGATCGCCGCGTTAAGCGGTAAGAATGTGGACACGGTAGAGATTCCGGATGGACGGCCGGACTCTGGAGTGCCCAGCCTGAGAGCTGCGGCTCCGGGCCTCTTCCTGGGTGAGCTGAGTTGCCCACCCGCAGCTCCCGGGCCCTGGGCGGCAGAGGCCAACTTGCTGGTATTGGTGCTACCTGGTTCTGAGGGGAGCGAGGAGCCCTTGACCCCAGCTCTGGGCGAGGCAGCGCGGGCCGCCCTGGCCAGAGGAACCCCGCTGCTGGCTGTACGGAATCTGCGTCCTGGAGATTCCCAGGATGCAGCTCAGGCCCGGGACGAGACTGCGGCCTTGCTGGACAGTGCTGGGTTAGGAGCTGCGCCTCTCTTTGTGCTGCCCGCGGATTGCAGCAGCAGTGACCGCTGCGAGGAGCTAGAGCGCCTGAACGTGGTGCTGCGGACCCAGGCGGAGGCGCTGCAGAG gctcctgcctcctgcccaggATGGCTTCGAGGTACTGGGTGCAGCAGAGCTGGAAGCTGTTCGTGAGGCCTTCGAGACCGGTGGCCTGGAGGCGGCGCTGTCGTGGGTGCGTGCTGGTCTGGAGCGCCTGGGCAGCGCACGACTGGACTTGGCAGTGGCTGGCACCACCAACGTAGGCCTTGTGCTGGACATGCTACTAGGGTTGGATCCTGGCGACCCAGGTGCTGCTCCTGCCTCGGCACCCACTGGGCCTACCCCTTATCCTGCTCCAGAGCGCCCCAACGTGGTGCTCTGGACAGTTCCCCTGGGCCCCACGGCCACATCCCCTGCTGTCACCCCTCACCCGACCCACTACGATGCCCTGATCCTCGTCACCCCTGGGGCTCCCACCGAGGAGAACTGGGCCCAGGTCCGCTCATTGGTGTCCCCAGATGCTCCACTCGTCGGTGTGCGCACGGACGGTCAGGGCGAAGATCCACCCGAGGTTCTAGAAGAAGAAAAGTCCCAGAATGCAGGCGATGGGAACTCGGGGGATGCACGCAGCGAAGGAAAGAAAGCTGGCACTGGGGACTCGGGGTGCACTGCCGCTCGGAGCCCGGAGGATGAGCTGTGGGAAGTGCTGGAGGAGGCGCCTCCGCCCGTGTTCCCACTGCGTCCCGGCGGCCTCCCGGGCCTGGGAACCTGGCTTCAGCGCGCACTGCCCACAGCTCAGGCCGGAGCGCTGCTGCTGGCGCTGCCACCTGCAAGTCCCCAGGCGGCGCGGAGGAAAGCAGCAGCCCTGCGAGCAGGGGCGTGGAGGCCAGCCCTGCTGGCTAGCCTAGCGGCGGCAGCCGCTCCAGTACCAGGCCTGGGCTGGGCTTGCGATGTGGCTCTTCTCCGGGGACAGCTGGCGGAGTGGAGGCGCGCGCTGGGCCTCGAACCCGCGGCTGTGGCACGACGTGAGCGCGCCTTGGGCCTGGCTCCTGGAGTCCTGGCCACGCGCACGCGCTTCCCGGGCCCGGTGACGCGAGCCGAGGTAGAGGCCAGGCTGGGGTCCTGGGCTGGCGAGGGCACGGCGGGAGGTGCGGCGTTGGGCGCGCTCTCCTTCCTATGGCCCGCGGGTGGGGCAGCGGCAACAGGTGGGCTGGGTTACCGTGCCGCGCATGGTGTACTGCTGCAAGCCCTAGATGAGATGCTGGCTGATGCTGAGGCGGTGCTGGGACCTCCAGAGCCCAACCAGTGA